One genomic segment of Candidatus Berkiella aquae includes these proteins:
- a CDS encoding ankyrin repeat domain-containing protein: MFEKLLSTLKKRYRNPTIALKVIKTSFNANDPQLKQIIAEADKQSALSADVLFAAANSGYPAILTYLLRTGFNATKTLPPWGHNVLHHCVSNGLNEMVEIILHNAPLEILHAQTREGATPLFLATQKGDINLVKKLLALGASVNTSDIHGLTPIGLALVSMNPVLLSLLLAHPTSCAIPADLPALNRLLWSISQQKPNANRIRCLNLFFAAGAGLAPDYIPDEILALYSIKRSDIKDFLLIGQETLSSGETKKRIIVSQENFANHYHQSEWHFETEQIVRTFLHPKLHAEPLLLSLRDLLATEIAGTSIPQVTFSLAKAQFEPPYVLKQLSFEELEHRFQSELTLLDNATHSIMSMPQQDPTDTRFMALTICALQSTHELVSLSQFMRSTYQTVFQRFNIFISVLMPTIQKTAPLDALPILNILDEEIAWILKLHADNFKVSDQNLYNSLIDARALVCARITRAYLAMGQHDVAINLALETMALNDQMLIDNTALQASADVTKAMCLASATEVYIAQGWMNKAHKQTVQALQLLRQGGLYEELSIQQAEYLAKLLATNNRIGSALALLTHAIDYLQSLFLLTQEQALVVAAKIPELKKLHADITQMHFFDCVDFIKKELGPTCDVNTNDDTNEIYLTVNIPIFVPHLQTPYFDFLENNAHFQQITTTQLMINQSALYLKAFRSTITAFANVLTMTVPTSIDTMAGLIAKLELTPHEETYGFEKPLGFTPIVPITSRRLPNETLFITMPEDSEAFAPFYKLIRNTDKSVYFPVAAIAEKGLNQHGIKLGTKTVSEFGVMQKVAYGRLKTGETERATGIAEQTIPGKDGKVRKLYVMREVYPKKKEQRRRYQ, translated from the coding sequence ATGTTTGAAAAATTATTATCTACACTAAAAAAACGGTATAGAAATCCAACAATAGCCCTCAAAGTTATCAAGACATCTTTTAATGCCAATGATCCTCAACTGAAACAGATCATTGCTGAAGCAGACAAGCAATCCGCCTTAAGTGCCGATGTACTCTTTGCTGCTGCGAATAGTGGCTATCCTGCAATATTAACTTATCTCTTACGCACGGGTTTTAATGCAACTAAAACACTACCACCATGGGGTCATAATGTTTTGCATCATTGTGTTAGTAATGGCCTTAACGAGATGGTTGAGATTATTCTTCATAATGCACCATTAGAAATTCTTCATGCTCAAACACGAGAAGGTGCCACACCGTTATTTTTAGCAACGCAAAAAGGGGATATTAATCTTGTCAAGAAATTATTAGCGTTGGGTGCTAGCGTCAACACCAGTGATATTCATGGACTCACGCCCATCGGATTAGCATTAGTTTCAATGAACCCTGTGCTATTATCCCTTTTATTAGCGCATCCAACCAGCTGTGCAATTCCTGCTGATTTACCTGCATTAAATAGACTGTTATGGTCTATCAGTCAGCAAAAACCCAACGCAAATCGTATTCGATGCTTAAATCTTTTTTTTGCAGCAGGGGCAGGTTTAGCACCGGATTATATTCCTGATGAAATTTTAGCTCTATATAGTATTAAGCGAAGCGATATAAAAGACTTCCTGCTGATTGGTCAAGAAACTTTATCTTCAGGAGAAACCAAAAAAAGAATCATTGTTTCTCAAGAAAATTTTGCCAACCACTATCATCAATCCGAGTGGCATTTTGAAACAGAACAAATCGTTCGAACTTTCCTGCATCCAAAACTGCATGCTGAGCCCCTCCTTTTGTCATTACGTGATTTGCTTGCAACAGAGATAGCTGGCACTAGCATTCCTCAAGTCACTTTTTCCCTTGCAAAGGCACAATTTGAACCTCCTTATGTTCTCAAGCAGTTATCCTTTGAAGAACTTGAACATCGTTTCCAATCTGAATTGACATTGTTGGACAATGCAACCCATTCTATTATGAGCATGCCCCAACAAGACCCTACAGATACACGCTTTATGGCGTTAACTATTTGTGCTTTACAAAGTACGCATGAACTGGTTAGTCTGAGTCAATTCATGCGTTCTACATACCAAACCGTCTTTCAGCGATTTAATATCTTCATTAGCGTATTAATGCCAACCATTCAGAAAACTGCTCCCCTTGATGCTTTGCCTATTCTGAATATTTTAGATGAAGAAATTGCATGGATCCTTAAGCTTCATGCTGATAACTTTAAAGTTTCAGATCAGAACCTTTATAATTCCCTTATTGACGCAAGAGCCTTAGTCTGCGCAAGAATCACACGTGCTTATCTTGCGATGGGGCAGCATGATGTGGCAATTAACCTGGCACTGGAAACCATGGCATTAAATGATCAAATGCTAATAGATAATACGGCATTACAAGCCAGTGCAGATGTCACTAAAGCCATGTGTCTAGCCAGTGCTACCGAAGTCTATATTGCACAGGGATGGATGAATAAAGCACATAAGCAAACAGTCCAGGCATTACAATTACTCCGTCAAGGTGGACTCTATGAAGAACTCAGTATTCAACAAGCAGAATATTTAGCTAAATTATTAGCAACCAACAACCGTATCGGTAGCGCGCTTGCATTACTGACGCATGCTATTGATTATCTACAAAGTCTGTTTTTGCTAACCCAAGAACAAGCACTTGTTGTTGCTGCTAAAATTCCCGAATTGAAGAAACTTCATGCTGATATCACGCAAATGCATTTTTTCGATTGTGTTGACTTTATCAAAAAAGAACTAGGTCCAACCTGCGACGTCAACACGAATGATGATACGAATGAGATTTATTTAACCGTTAATATTCCTATTTTTGTTCCCCATCTTCAAACACCCTATTTTGACTTTTTAGAGAATAATGCACATTTTCAACAAATTACGACTACTCAGTTGATGATCAATCAATCCGCACTTTATTTGAAAGCATTTAGGTCAACAATAACGGCTTTCGCCAATGTTTTAACAATGACAGTGCCAACCTCTATTGACACAATGGCTGGCTTAATCGCCAAGCTTGAGCTAACACCTCATGAGGAAACTTATGGATTTGAAAAGCCTTTAGGTTTTACACCGATTGTCCCTATCACCTCGAGACGTTTGCCTAATGAAACCTTGTTTATTACCATGCCAGAAGATTCAGAAGCCTTTGCGCCTTTTTACAAATTGATCCGCAATACCGACAAGTCAGTTTATTTTCCTGTCGCTGCTATTGCAGAGAAAGGTCTTAATCAACACGGTATAAAATTAGGCACTAAAACGGTATCTGAGTTTGGGGTGATGCAAAAAGTGGCTTATGGTCGATTAAAAACAGGCGAGACAGAACGTGCCACCGGGATTGCTGAACAAACGATACCAGGCAAAGACGGTAAAGTTCGCAAACTCTATGTGATGCGCGAAGTTTATCCCAAAAAGAAGGAACAACGACGCCGTTATCAATAA
- the arfB gene encoding alternative ribosome rescue aminoacyl-tRNA hydrolase ArfB, which yields MKQIDPTELKWSHIRSPGPGGQNVNKVATGVQLRFNVFESPSLSEAVRARLIALLGNKLTTNGDLVIKAIRYRTQNRNRDDALARLMEWVEKAKVVPKKRKATKPSKAAQTRRLDKKKRHSSNKATRRQNPLSDI from the coding sequence ATGAAACAAATTGATCCAACCGAATTAAAATGGTCCCATATTCGCTCACCTGGCCCCGGTGGGCAAAATGTCAATAAAGTCGCAACAGGGGTGCAATTACGCTTTAATGTTTTTGAATCCCCTTCTTTATCAGAGGCGGTTCGAGCTCGATTAATAGCTCTTTTAGGAAACAAGCTGACTACCAATGGCGATCTAGTCATAAAAGCGATTCGTTATCGTACCCAAAATCGTAATAGAGACGATGCGTTGGCAAGATTAATGGAATGGGTAGAAAAAGCCAAAGTCGTTCCTAAAAAGCGCAAAGCAACTAAACCCAGTAAAGCTGCACAAACACGTCGCCTAGATAAGAAAAAGCGCCACAGTAGCAATAAAGCAACTCGGCGCCAGAATCCTCTATCCGATATATAA
- a CDS encoding NAD(P)-binding domain-containing protein: protein MLHQFKPTHTIHTIVIGAGPTGLAASYLLKEQNIPHILLEQTQLVASSWHRLWNNYKLAMPAKKVEMPGVNLGDYIRQDQHPSRDEMIAFFEWYAAYHALPICFKSSVLSIRKSFGNKFIVDTNSATYFCDKVICCIGPRQNPKYPIDEAKIAKVTQTQLMHSSDYQSCANFDPAKKVLVVGSGASALSIAYDVLNQGYMVELACAFSQEHILAANQHLYESSDETIVPTLGFLEEAGILNRGRLIDIVDNTLIFEKESEIAKMVCKDYGVIICATGYQPSFQLLNHLFRYVDLSLTPKSDCIGEIPGLYIAGIPKENEQTVIISHGTEQAKKIVADIMKCQATQTVANHRKFVAKY from the coding sequence ATGCTGCATCAGTTTAAGCCCACGCACACTATCCATACCATCGTTATCGGAGCTGGGCCCACAGGACTGGCAGCCAGCTATTTGTTAAAGGAACAAAATATTCCTCATATCCTTTTAGAGCAGACACAGCTTGTTGCGAGCAGTTGGCATCGCTTATGGAATAATTATAAATTGGCGATGCCTGCTAAAAAAGTCGAGATGCCTGGTGTAAATCTAGGGGATTACATAAGACAAGATCAACATCCATCACGCGATGAAATGATTGCCTTTTTTGAATGGTATGCAGCCTATCACGCATTGCCTATTTGTTTTAAAAGTAGCGTACTGAGTATCCGCAAAAGTTTTGGAAATAAATTTATCGTGGATACGAATAGCGCTACGTATTTTTGTGACAAGGTGATTTGTTGCATTGGCCCAAGACAAAACCCCAAATATCCCATTGATGAGGCGAAAATAGCTAAGGTAACTCAAACACAGTTAATGCATAGTAGCGACTATCAATCTTGTGCTAATTTTGATCCAGCAAAAAAAGTATTGGTGGTTGGCAGTGGCGCAAGTGCTTTAAGTATTGCTTACGATGTGCTTAACCAAGGATATATGGTTGAACTTGCTTGTGCTTTTTCGCAGGAACATATTTTAGCGGCTAATCAACACCTTTATGAGTCATCCGATGAGACGATTGTGCCTACTTTAGGCTTTTTAGAAGAGGCAGGGATACTCAATCGAGGACGATTAATAGATATTGTCGATAATACGCTTATCTTTGAAAAAGAAAGTGAGATAGCGAAAATGGTTTGCAAGGACTATGGGGTGATTATTTGTGCGACGGGTTATCAACCTTCCTTCCAGTTATTAAATCATCTATTTCGTTATGTGGATTTAAGTTTAACGCCAAAGTCTGATTGTATTGGTGAAATACCTGGACTCTATATTGCAGGGATCCCCAAAGAAAATGAACAAACGGTAATTATCTCTCATGGGACAGAGCAAGCTAAAAAAATTGTTGCTGATATTATGAAATGCCAAGCAACACAAACAGTTGCAAACCACCGAAAATTTGTCGCAAAATACTAA
- a CDS encoding HAD-IA family hydrolase: MKAIFFDLDDVLVFSERSHTKAWQLALPRYGVDPDLIDFQSLVGVSDSQQAQMFKEIFHIEEDAAAICEHKRLTFLEMTQHGFESAPGRNQFLENMTQKCIMGVVSSSPRSVIEPVLAVEGISDYFQFIIGHEDCVKHKPDPMPYQNALALTGLKPQEALVIEDSVSGITAAQRAMIPIFGLFKDQRPDQIVHHVQYYNNFIEIQDALIKVA, from the coding sequence ATGAAAGCCATATTTTTTGATCTCGATGACGTCCTGGTCTTTAGCGAGCGTTCGCATACTAAAGCTTGGCAACTTGCTTTGCCTCGTTATGGCGTTGATCCCGATTTAATTGATTTTCAAAGCTTGGTTGGGGTTTCTGATAGCCAGCAAGCGCAGATGTTTAAAGAAATATTTCATATCGAGGAAGATGCGGCGGCTATCTGTGAACATAAGCGCTTAACTTTTTTAGAAATGACGCAACATGGATTTGAGTCTGCGCCTGGTCGAAACCAGTTTCTGGAAAATATGACACAAAAGTGTATTATGGGTGTTGTGTCTTCTTCCCCTCGAAGTGTTATTGAGCCTGTATTAGCAGTAGAAGGCATCAGCGATTATTTTCAATTTATTATTGGTCATGAAGATTGTGTAAAACACAAACCAGATCCCATGCCTTATCAAAATGCATTGGCTTTGACGGGGCTCAAGCCTCAAGAAGCTTTAGTCATTGAAGATTCTGTTTCTGGTATCACGGCAGCACAACGGGCCATGATTCCCATCTTTGGTTTGTTTAAAGATCAAAGACCTGATCAAATTGTTCATCATGTGCAATATTACAATAATTTTATTGAAATTCAGGATGCCTTGATCAAGGTTGCTTAA
- a CDS encoding DUF805 domain-containing protein — MSVYLKNTFFSFKGKISRLEFNLGILVNLVVFVILPMCLNDCLSIFFPTDGPVYCGFMICFKLACFIALFYSLICLAMKRIRDLDLSEWYILPFAFILFLYPIIDLTFLVVVTLSLHTSSSLRIFFPNIYYKNQI, encoded by the coding sequence ATGTCTGTATATCTAAAAAATACCTTTTTTTCTTTCAAAGGAAAAATAAGCAGATTAGAGTTTAATCTGGGCATTCTGGTAAATTTAGTTGTTTTTGTTATTTTACCCATGTGTTTAAATGACTGTCTTTCAATATTTTTTCCAACAGATGGGCCTGTATATTGTGGCTTCATGATATGTTTTAAACTAGCATGTTTTATAGCACTATTTTATTCTCTGATTTGTTTGGCAATGAAAAGAATTCGAGATCTCGATTTGTCAGAATGGTATATTTTGCCGTTTGCTTTCATTCTTTTTTTATATCCTATCATTGATTTAACTTTTCTAGTTGTAGTTACACTTTCATTACATACCTCAAGTAGTCTTCGTATCTTTTTTCCGAATATATATTACAAGAATCAGATCTAA
- a CDS encoding efflux RND transporter periplasmic adaptor subunit — protein sequence MKIKNKLLTIGLPMIAASMLILTAKAVYHPTREAGVPMMEPASYEQSQRIAGIGIVEPQSEVINIGTHISGVVQQIHVKVGQQVKEGEPLFTIDERGVKAQLDNAHARLASAKCALEDVSMELSFYEKISNSNAISEEELSNKRFAVKRARTFVKEAETSIHELQTSLSRLTVTAPISGEILRLNIRVGEYASEGKLNEGFIVIGDTSKLHVRVEIDESDAQRLQQHASAKGALRSDGSNMVPLTFVRVEPMIKAKRTLTGESHERIDTRILEVIYAFDKQQLLAYPGQQMDVYIAPPSITS from the coding sequence ATGAAAATTAAAAATAAACTATTAACGATAGGTTTACCGATGATTGCTGCTAGTATGCTTATATTGACGGCTAAAGCAGTTTATCATCCAACCAGAGAGGCTGGCGTACCTATGATGGAACCAGCATCTTATGAACAATCACAGCGGATTGCAGGTATTGGCATTGTTGAACCTCAAAGTGAAGTGATTAATATCGGTACGCATATTTCAGGCGTCGTTCAGCAAATCCATGTTAAGGTAGGGCAGCAGGTTAAAGAAGGTGAACCGTTGTTTACCATAGATGAGCGAGGTGTGAAGGCTCAACTTGACAATGCCCATGCAAGGCTTGCCTCCGCGAAGTGTGCATTAGAGGATGTATCAATGGAACTTTCTTTTTATGAAAAAATTTCAAATTCTAATGCGATTTCTGAAGAGGAATTATCAAACAAGCGTTTTGCTGTTAAACGTGCTCGTACTTTTGTTAAAGAAGCTGAAACTTCTATACATGAATTACAGACCTCGCTGTCGCGCTTAACCGTAACAGCGCCGATTTCAGGTGAGATCCTACGCTTAAACATTCGAGTTGGCGAATATGCTAGCGAAGGAAAATTAAATGAAGGATTTATTGTGATAGGTGATACCTCTAAACTTCATGTGCGTGTTGAAATTGATGAAAGCGATGCACAGCGTTTACAGCAGCATGCGAGTGCTAAAGGCGCTTTACGTAGTGATGGCAGTAACATGGTTCCGTTAACCTTTGTGCGTGTTGAGCCGATGATCAAAGCGAAACGAACCTTGACAGGTGAGAGTCATGAACGAATTGACACGCGCATTCTCGAAGTAATTTATGCCTTTGATAAGCAACAGCTTTTGGCATACCCTGGGCAACAAATGGATGTGTATATTGCACCTCCGTCCATTACTTCTTAA
- a CDS encoding ATP-binding cassette domain-containing protein: MMSIALSSYNIVKDFSSNGNLLRVLNGASLNIFFGELTMLIGPSGCGKTTLLSILTGILRPTQGKVIINNIDLDTLTDKQNVIFRRTHLGLVFQQFNLLSHLTVAENVALPLLASGIVFNDAVVKAKITLSRFGMSSHANKKPNQLSGGQQQRVAFARALVHDPKVIFCDEPTSALDAQSGYQVMEALQEIAVKPDCAVIVVTHDNRIYSFADRIIHMNDGIIVKEELVEKGNEN, encoded by the coding sequence ATGATGAGCATCGCATTAAGTTCATATAATATCGTCAAAGATTTTTCATCGAATGGCAATTTGTTACGTGTTTTAAACGGCGCGAGTTTAAATATTTTCTTTGGTGAATTAACCATGCTTATTGGCCCAAGTGGGTGTGGTAAAACAACCTTACTTTCGATTCTCACTGGCATTTTGCGGCCAACGCAAGGTAAGGTGATTATTAACAACATTGATCTTGATACATTAACAGATAAACAAAATGTGATTTTTCGTCGAACGCATTTAGGACTTGTCTTTCAACAATTTAATCTCTTGTCTCACTTAACGGTGGCAGAAAATGTTGCTCTCCCTTTACTTGCTTCAGGTATTGTTTTTAATGATGCCGTTGTTAAAGCAAAAATAACGTTGTCACGATTTGGAATGAGTTCGCATGCCAATAAAAAACCCAATCAACTTTCAGGAGGCCAGCAGCAGCGGGTCGCATTTGCTAGGGCGCTTGTGCATGATCCTAAAGTGATTTTTTGTGATGAGCCCACCTCAGCCCTTGATGCGCAATCTGGCTATCAAGTGATGGAAGCATTGCAAGAAATTGCGGTTAAACCTGATTGCGCTGTCATTGTTGTGACACATGATAACCGAATTTATTCATTTGCCGATCGTATTATTCATATGAATGATGGCATTATTGTTAAAGAAGAATTAGTGGAGAAAGGTAATGAAAATTAA
- a CDS encoding ABC transporter permease, whose translation MRNVALKILTGDTAKYLGLIFGIMFATLLMSQQVSIFMGLLGRTASQITDVTEADIWVMDPMVDYIDQIKSLPDRDLMRVRSVNGVKWAVPFFKGMGMAQTVDGTMQNVIILGVDDSTLIGQPPQMLYGKWEDLKEPNSIIIDQDGFKYLWPNEALSIGKTLEINERRITIVGICAASPPFVTNPVVYTRYSIAKQLAKSEGNQMSFILVKAQEEINDLTLAKEIENRTHLQALTKKDFQHRSIQYYMEHTGIPINFGITVLLGFIIGAAITGQTFYLFIIENIKQFGALKAIGVTNGQILRMVLLQASVVASIGFSLGIGLCALFFELTSNVPALRGFTLDWQVVLGTAFAVLVIVFLASIFSIRRVFTIDPAIVFRG comes from the coding sequence ATGCGCAACGTTGCACTTAAAATATTAACCGGCGACACCGCTAAATATCTTGGACTAATATTTGGCATTATGTTCGCAACGCTGTTGATGTCACAGCAAGTTTCTATCTTTATGGGGCTGCTGGGACGCACTGCAAGCCAAATCACGGATGTGACAGAAGCGGATATTTGGGTCATGGACCCTATGGTTGATTATATCGATCAAATCAAATCACTCCCCGATCGCGATCTCATGCGGGTTCGTAGCGTCAATGGCGTAAAATGGGCTGTTCCTTTCTTTAAAGGTATGGGGATGGCACAAACGGTTGATGGCACTATGCAAAATGTCATTATACTAGGCGTGGATGATAGCACGCTTATTGGCCAGCCGCCTCAAATGCTTTATGGAAAATGGGAAGATCTAAAAGAACCTAATTCAATAATAATCGATCAAGATGGTTTTAAATACTTATGGCCAAATGAAGCATTATCGATTGGCAAAACGTTAGAAATCAATGAACGACGTATTACCATTGTTGGGATTTGCGCAGCATCGCCTCCTTTTGTAACCAATCCTGTCGTTTACACTCGATATTCTATTGCTAAGCAATTAGCAAAAAGTGAAGGCAACCAAATGAGTTTCATTCTGGTAAAAGCTCAAGAGGAAATCAATGATTTGACTTTGGCTAAAGAAATCGAAAATAGAACGCACTTACAAGCATTAACCAAAAAAGATTTTCAACACCGTAGTATCCAATATTATATGGAACATACCGGAATTCCGATAAATTTCGGAATTACCGTCCTGTTAGGATTTATTATTGGTGCTGCAATTACTGGACAAACTTTCTATTTGTTCATTATTGAGAATATTAAGCAGTTCGGTGCGCTAAAGGCAATCGGCGTAACCAATGGGCAAATTTTGCGGATGGTTTTATTACAAGCCTCGGTTGTCGCTTCTATTGGTTTTAGCTTAGGAATAGGCTTGTGTGCGCTCTTTTTTGAATTAACATCCAATGTGCCGGCACTTCGAGGATTTACCTTAGATTGGCAAGTCGTTCTTGGAACCGCATTTGCCGTGTTAGTCATTGTGTTTTTAGCAAGTATTTTTAGTATTAGGCGGGTTTTTACGATTGATCCAGCTATTGTTTTCAGGGGGTAA
- a CDS encoding DUF2798 domain-containing protein, whose translation MLSKEKKEKLIFGLLMSGSMALVMSGIMTYLNIGFVSNYLSIWMNAFIIAYLIAFSLSIMLSPAIAKIVRRMVR comes from the coding sequence ATGTTAAGTAAAGAAAAAAAAGAGAAATTAATCTTTGGCCTATTGATGTCGGGAAGCATGGCATTGGTGATGTCGGGTATCATGACCTACCTAAACATAGGCTTCGTTTCAAATTATTTATCGATTTGGATGAATGCTTTCATCATTGCTTATCTTATCGCATTTAGTTTAAGCATCATGTTATCTCCTGCCATCGCAAAAATTGTTCGAAGAATGGTTCGCTGA
- a CDS encoding SDR family oxidoreductase — MNSACNRSARWNWKSHCRKMIIGLTKSLAFALAANIRVNAIALAIVKTAMMDKIPETILAHYHKQELLPSGIEADAISDAVLFLATYLSKNMTGST; from the coding sequence ATTAACAGCGCTTGTAACAGGAGCGCAAGGTGGAATTGGAAAAGCCATTGTAGAAAAATGATCATTGGTTTAACAAAGTCTTTAGCATTTGCACTAGCGGCAAATATTCGTGTTAATGCAATTGCTCTCGCCATTGTAAAGACAGCGATGATGGATAAAATTCCTGAAACGATTCTGGCACACTACCATAAACAGGAATTACTACCTTCTGGAATTGAGGCCGATGCTATTTCCGATGCCGTACTATTTTTGGCTACGTACTTATCTAAAAATATGACAGGAAGCACTTAA
- a CDS encoding DMT family protein has translation MNLMKTLLLLGASNVFMTFAWYAHLRNLNNKVLWVAILASWGIAFFEYIFQVPANRIGFNEAGLSLAQLKILQEVITLSIFIPFAIYYMRQPISLNFLWASFCMVGAVYFIFR, from the coding sequence ATGAATTTAATGAAAACGTTGCTTTTGTTAGGTGCTTCTAATGTGTTTATGACTTTTGCTTGGTATGCGCACCTTAGAAACCTAAATAACAAAGTATTGTGGGTCGCTATTTTGGCAAGTTGGGGCATTGCCTTTTTTGAGTATATTTTCCAAGTGCCAGCTAATCGTATTGGTTTTAATGAAGCTGGGCTGAGCTTAGCGCAGCTGAAGATCTTGCAAGAGGTGATTACTTTATCTATTTTTATCCCTTTTGCTATTTATTATATGCGTCAGCCAATCTCTTTAAATTTCCTATGGGCAAGTTTTTGTATGGTAGGGGCGGTTTATTTCATTTTTCGCTAA